TCCGCGGGGAAGACCGTTGTCGGTGACGACCTCACGGTCAACGGCGCGGTGGACGCCGGAGGCGAACTGCGCGCCGCGGGCAAGGCCGTCGTCGGTGGTGACCTCGACGTCAGCGGCGAGTCGGCGTTCGCAGGAAAGGTCAACGCCAACGGGCACCTGTCCGTCCGCAACGGAGGTGCCTGGATCCTGCACACCAACGACGACCTGATATCGGTCAACGGCGGCCTGCGCGTGCAGGGGGACTCGCTGTTCATCGGGAAAGTGAACGCCAACGGGCGCTTGTCGGTCAGGAACGGCACCGACTGGCTCATGCACGTGAACGACGACCAGGTGGCGATCCAGGGCAACATGAGGGTCCACGGCGCGTTCCGCTCCGACAGCTGACGGCCGTCGGCGCGGGCGGCGGCAGGAGGGGCGGGGTGACAGAGGCCCGTTTGCCCTTCCGCCGGTCCCGTCGGTTCTGCCGACGGGACGTCACCGGCCGGTGGCCGACCGCCTTCCCGACCGTGCTGTCGGGCAATTCCACGCACCCTTGACCGGCATTTTCGCGGCTGATGTAATCGACCACATGATTGAGTGGCGGGAGCTTACGCGGCGGCTTCATGTCGATCTCGCGCGTGTCTCCAGTGCCAGCTGTCGCGCCGGGAAGTGAATTCCGGCGGCCACTGCTCCGTGCCCGTCGTCGCGGCCGGGTTCTTCCGCACCGGGCCGTCGGCCCGCCCAGCGCCCTGCGCCACGATTCCCGAGGTGTCCCATGGCCCTTGTCCTCTCCGTATCCGGAAGCCCGTCGCCCGGTTCGCGCACCGCCCGCCTGCTGCGGCACCTGGACGCCGCGCTCGCCCTCCACGGGCACGAAGTGGTTCCGCTCGACGTCCGGTCGCTGCCGCCCGAGGCGCTCACCGGAGCCGATACCTCTCATCCGGCGATTGTCGAGGTGGCCGAGCAGTTCGCTCGGGTCGACGGCCTCGTCATCGGCACGCCCGTGTACAAGGCGGCCTATTCCGGTTTGCTGAAGTCGCTGCTCGACCTGCTGCCGCAGTTCGCGCTCGCCGGGAAAACGGTGCTGCCGCTCGCGACCGGAGGCACCCCGGCACACGTTCTCGCGATCGATTACGCCCTGCGCCCCGTGCTGTCCTCGATGGGGGCCTCGCACATCACCCAGGGGTGGTTCGTGCTCGACCGCCACATCACGGTCGCAGCGGACGGTTCCGTGACCGTCGACCCGGCGGCGGCGGGGCCCCTGCGCGTGGTCCTCGACCAGTTCTCCGCGGCCCTCGGCCGCGCCGAGTTGTTGCCGACGCCGGGCTGACCGGGCCGCGCCGGTGGCGTCGGCGCGCGGGCGCGCCCTCGGGGAGGCGCCCGCGCCGCCGCGGCGTCCCGCCGTCAGGCGCGTTCCGACTCCCAGGCCCGCGCGAGCAGTTCGTAGGAGCGGACCCGGTCGGCGTGGTCGTGGGCGAGGGTGGTGATCAGCAGTTCGTCGGCCCCCGTGGCCCGCCGCAACGCGCGCAGCCCGTCCACGACCCGCTTCGGCGACCCCGTGAACCGGGTCCGCACACGGTCCGCGACCAGCGCGCGGTCCTCGTCCGTCCACGGCTGCCCCGCGGCCTGCCCCGGCGCCGGGTAGCGCATCGCGGCGCCGTCCGCGCGGATGCTGCGGACCCACGGCTCGAAGCCGTCGGCCAGCCGCCGCGCCGTGGCGTCGTCCTGCGCGACCAGGACGTCGGCCGACACCAGGACGTGCGGCCTCGCCAGTTCGGCCGAGGGCCGGAACGCGGCCAGGTAGGCGCCCACCGCGTCCAGCACGGTGCCGGGGCTCGCGTGGTAGTTGGCGGCGAAACGCAGGCCGCGCGCGCCCGCCACCCGGGCGCTCTCGCCGGCGCTGCTGCCGAACACCCACACCTGGAGCGCCGCGCCCTCGCCCGGCACCGCGTGCACGTCGACGCCCTCGGGTGACACGTAGGTACCGGCGATGAGCGCGGCGATGTCGTCCACGGCCCGGCCGTAGTCCTGCGGTGCGGCGCCCGACGGGTTCAGCAGGCGCGACTGGGCGGCGAAGCGCGGCGAGGCGGCGTAACGTTCCAGCGGATAGGGCGCCGGCACGAGCAGCCCGTCCACGTACCGGTCGGAGCGCGGCGCGGGCCGCGCCGCCGGGCCGCCGCCGGGCGGGCCGCTTCCGCCCCCCGAGCGGCCGAGACCGAGATCGACGCGCCCGGGGTGCAGCGCGTCGATCATGCCGAACTGCTCGACCACGGACAACGGCGTGTGATGGCCGAGTTGGACCGCGCCGGAGCCGATCCTGATGCGGCCGGTGACACCGGCGATCATGGACAGGACGAGCGCGGGCGCCGATCCGGCGACGCCGGGCGCCGCGTGGTGCTCGGCGACCCAGTAGCGCCGGTAACCGAACTCCTCGGCGCGGCGGGCCAGATCGAGCGTGTTGCGCAGCGCCCCCGCGGCGCTGCCGCCGGAGCTGACCGGTACCAGGTCGAGAACGGACAGGGGGACGTCCTCCCGGGACATCGGCTCACCTCTCGTCGAAGTCGGGGGCGCGGCGCGCGGGCGGGCATCGGGGAACGGCCGGGCGCGGTCGGCGCCGGACCTGGCGCGGCTCGCCGCGGGGCTGAGCGCGGGCGGTGCGCGTCCGGACGCGGGCTTTGCGCGGTGGCCGGGAACGCGCGGAGAATGCGCCGTTCGGCACGCGTGAAGAAGGGCGCGCCCGTCAGGGGGCGGGGGCCGTCAGCGACAGATCGCCGTGGTCACGCGCATGAGGTCGACGGCGCGTCGCCGGGTGAGCCGCGGGGGGCTGGGCATGGCGTGAACGTAGCGAACGCCCGCGCGAGGGGTCAAGGGCGCGCGGCCCGCCCGGAGTCGCGTTCGTCCTGCGGACATACCGGTTCACGCGGCGTCACCTTCCGGTGCGACCGGGCGGCAGCGCGAAGCGGGGCGCGAGGGGCGTGAGCGGGGGCGCGGCGTTGTCCGTACGGAGCGTCCGCCGGCCGGGGGGTGGGCCGGCCGGCGGACGGTGCGGGGGTCCCCGGAGAACGCGAGCGGGCGTCAGTCCGGGATGGCGCAGAAGCCGAACTCCCGCAGGATCTGGAGGATGAGAGCGCGCAGGCAGTCCCGGTCGGGCGGGTCGCCCGGGTCGCCCTGCGGGCCCCGGGGGCCGCGCGGGCCCTGCGGACCCAGGTCGCCCTTGACCCCCTGGGGGCCGCGCGGACCCGTGGGCCCGGCGGGGCCGGGCCGGCCGTCCTGACCCGGCTGGCCGTCCTGGCCGTCGCGGCCGTCGATCCCGTCCCTGCCGTCCTGGCCGTCGGTGCCGTCCCTGCCGTCCTGGCCGTCGCGTCCCGCCGGGCCTTCGGGTCCCTCGGGTCCTTCCGCGCCCTCCGGCCCTTCGGGGCCGCGCGGTCCGGTAGGACCCGTCTCGCCCTGGACGCCGCGGGGGCCCTGGGGGCCGCGCTGGCCCTCGGGTCCCGGTGGCCCGCACGGCCCTTTCGGCCCCTGGGGGCCTTCGGGTCCCTGGGGGCCGCACGGTCCCGGCGGTCCCGGCGGCCCGCACGGCCCGCGGGCGCCGGGTGCTCCCTGCGGTCCGCACGGTCCCGGCGGCCCCGGCGGGCCGCAGGGTCCCGGCGGTCCGCACGGCCCGCAGGGTCCCGGTGGTCCCGGCGGTCCGCACGGTCCCGGCGGCCCCGGGAGGCCGGGAGGCGCGGGCGGGCAGCAGTGCGGCGGTTTGATACCGATGGTCAGCGACTCGCTTGTCTCCCGCGAGCCGAGCTGCGCGGTCACGGTGAACGCGGTGTCGCCGACCGGCGCGTCCGGCCGGATTTCGAGCTCTCCTGACCAGAAGCGGTCGTCCACCGGGGTCAGGGGATAGCTCTGTTCCTCCCCGCCGGGGCAGGCGGCGCAGCGGAATTCCGAGGTCTGCTCGCGGTTGCCGGCGGGCCAGTAAACGAAAATCCTGGTCCTGACTCCGGGGCTGAGCGGCTCTCCGAAAAAGGCGAGGAGTGAGGTGGGTGAGTCCGTCGGTGTGGCCATGATGCCTTCCGAATTGGGCACTCGGAGGGGCGATGGCGGAGCCGTCCGTCGCGTTTCTTCCCAGGTTGCGTCGCGAAAACGGCCACGCCTTACTGGATACGCGACTCGGTTATACCCACAGGATTTCCGCTTAGGTGAGGCGCATCGAAAATACCCCAGAAGAGTTAATTATGCGGTCGTACGACTAATGAATGCTGTGGCGATATGTGCGGAAAAGAGCGGAGAAGGGTGGGCGCGTCGGCTGTCGATGAAGAGTGACAGGGAACGGAACGGCGCCCGGCAATGCCCCGGCAGCCCCGGCGCTGAATCTCTTTCCGCGCGCCCCCGCGGCCAATCCTCCTTTTCGCGCCCCGGCGTCGTGTTGTTTCCGCCGTGCCCCGGCGCGGCGGTGCCCCGGCACGCCGGGGCACCGCCTTGCGGTCGTGGCTCACGAGGTGGTGCAGGTCCCCAGTGCCGGGGCCGACCACTCGCCGTTCGCCATGACGGTGAACCCGAAGCTGGTGCTCGCGCCCGGTTGCAGGCTGCCGTTGCCGTTGGGCCGCATGGTCATGACGTTCCCGCTGCTGTCCCAGGTCGGGCTGCCGTTCCAGGTGGCGGAGATCTTCTGCGGGGGGCGCACGGTGACGTCCACCCGCCAGCCGCTGATGGCCGTACTGCCCGCCCGCACCGTCACCCTGCCGTTGAAGCGGTCGCCCCAGCGATCGGTCTGCTCGTAGGTCACCGAGCAGGCGCCCGGGCCGGGCCCCGGGCCAGGACCCGGGTCCCCGCCGCCCGTGCCGCCGAGGGCCGTGAGCACCGCGTCGTACGCCGGCTTCTTGTTGTAATTGCCGTCGAACAGCAGCGGAGTCCCGCCCGAGCGCCAGGAGTACTTGTCCGTCACGCCCCACACGGTGATGCCGGTGCAGCGGGAGACGGCGAGGCAGGCTTCGACCACCGTGCGGTAGTGATTGGCCTGCGTGGTGCCCGATCCCTCGATGTCCAACTCGGTGATCTGGACGTCGACGCCGAGGTCGGCGAAACGCTGGAGATTCTGCCGGAAGTCACCCGGCACCGGATTGCCGCTGTTGAAATGCGACTGGAAGCCGACGCAGTCGATCGGCACGCCGCGCTGCTTGAAGTCGCGCACCATGGCGTAAACGGCGTTGCTCTTGGCGTTGATGGCGTCGGTGTTGTAGTCGTTGTAGCAGAGTTTGGCGTTCGGGTCGGCCGCCCGGGCGGTGCGGAACGCCTCCTCGATGAAGCCGTTGCCCAGCCGGTCCTGGAACGGGGAGGGCCGCCTGGCGCCGCTGTTGCCGTCCTGGAACGCCTCGTTGACGACGTCCCAGGAGTGGATCTGCCCCCGCCAGTGCTGCATGACCTGGGTGATGTGGTGGTTCATGGCCGAGCGCAGGTCGTTGGCGCCGAGACCGCTCACCCAGCCGGGCAGCTGGGAGTGCCAGACGAGGGTGTGGCCGCGGACGTCCATGCCCTGGGCGCGCGCGTGGTTCACGATGCGGTCCGCGTTGCCGTAGGTGAACGAACCCCTGGACGGCTCCAGGGCGTCCCACTTCATCTCGTTCTCCGCGGTGACGCTGTTGAACTCGCGGTTGAGCGTGGCGGTGTAGTCCGATTCGCCGAGCCGGTTCGCGGCCACGGCCGTTCCGAAGTAGCGGCCCCGCTCGGCGGCTGCGTCCCCCAGGGTGCTCGCGGCGTGGGCGGTGCCCGGTAATGCCACCAGGCCGGCGGCTGCCATGATCCCGACGGCGCACGCGGCGGCTGCCCGCCGCACGCGCCCGCGCCAGCGCGGGCGTGCGCGCCCGCGGATGGAAGCGTCGATCATTGCGTTCCCTTCTCACAGGGACCGGACGGGCGGCTGCGCCGTCCGGTGGGTGATGACCTGCCGCGGCTCCAGGGCCCGTGACGGACCCGGCAGTCGGCAACGATCGCTGGGAGTATGCGCCGCGACTGACGCGCCGTCAACGATTTCTTCCGGTAATTTCCGGAGGGGTTACGGACGTTGTGGTGGGCGAGTACGGTCAAGTGACCTGCGTCGTTACGTGGGAAATCCGTGGGGAGGCGCCCGGGGTGCATGGTTCGACGGCGGAAGATGTGGATCTTTTACCGGTAGGAGACTGAGGTTTGAGGAGGGCGGAAGTGCTTTCGGCGCGTGCGCACACGCGGACGGCAGACGCTGACCTGGGAAATCGGCTGAAGCGCGAGCCGAATGGGCGCGTGCGGCGTTCCGATAATTATCGGGGCGGTGGGGCGGGCCAACGGATCGCACCGGGACGCGGCCTGCCCAGGGCTTGAAGTTCAGGGCGTGAGGGAAGGCCCTGACGGGGTTGTTGTCAGCCCTGATGGAGCGATCTATCTTCGCTGTGGCCGCACGACAGGACTTCTCCGGAAGGCAGCACAAGCATGGCACCACCATTGGGCGTCCAGCTCTACACCGTCCGGGACGCGCTGGCCGCCGACAGGGACGCCGCCCTGGCCCGCATCGCGGACATCGGGTTCACCGCCGTGGAGACCTACGACCCGACCGCCGACCCCGAGGGCTTCCGGCGCGTGGCCGACGACCTCGGCCTGCGCGTCGTCGCCAGCCACGCCGTGCAGCTGGTCACGGGCGACCCGGAGCCGGTGTTCGACGCCCTCGCGACGCTCGGCACCGACTTCGCGATCGTGCCCGCCGGGATCCCCGCCGAGGAGTTCACCACCCGCGACGGACTGGCCCGCACGGCCGACCTGCTCAACGGCCTCGCCGAGCGCGCGGCCGGGCACGGCATCCGGCTCGGCTACCACAACCACTGGTGGGAACTGGAGCCGGTGTTCGACGGCCGGCACGCGATCGAACTGCTCGCGGACCGGCTCGCGCCCGGCGTCGTACTCGAAGTGGACACCTACTGGGCCGCGGTCGGCGGCGCGGACGCGCCGGCGCTGCTGCGCAGGCTCGGCGACCGCGTGGCCGCCCTGCACGTCAAGGACGGCCCCATCGACCGCGACCGGCCGCACGTGGCCGTCGGCGCCGGCGCCATGCCGGTGCGGGAGATCCTCGACGCGGCGCCCGGCGCGCTCCGCATCGTCGAACTCGACACCTGCGCGGGGGACTTCTTCGACGCGCTCGCGGACAGCCGCCGTCACCTGGCCGCCCTGGAGGCGGTGTGAACGCGGGACCGGTCGGCATCGCCGTCGTCGGCGCGGGCGTCATCAGCGGTGAATACCTCAGGACCCTCGGCGCGTTCCCCGACGTGCGCGTCCTGGGCGTGGCCGACCTGGACACCGGCCGCGCCGCCGCGGTGGCGCGCGAGCACGGCGTGCCCGTCGCCGGCGACCTCGGCACGGTCCTGGCCCTGCCCGAGGCCGAGATCGTCGTCAACCTCACCGTGCCCGCCGCCCACGCCGAGGTCGCCACCGCCGCGCTGCGGGCCGGCAAGCACGTCTACGGCGAGAAGCCGCTCGCGACCTCCCCGGCCGCGGCCAGGGCGATCCTCACCGAGGCGGCGGAACGCGGGCTGCTCGTCGGCAACGCGCCCGACACGTTCCTCGGCGCCGGGCTCCAGAGCGCGGTGCGGGCCGTGCGCGCGGGCGCCATCGGCACGCCGGTCGCCGCCGCGACCGCGACCCAGAGCCTGGGGCCCGAGGCGTGGCACCCCGACCCGGCGTTCTTCTACCAGCCCGGCGGGGGACCGCTGTTCGACATCGGGCCCTACTACCTCACGGCGCTTGTGGCGCTGTTCGGCCCGGTGACCCGAGTGGCCGCGACCGCGGGCAGGGGCCGGCTGCGCCGCAGCACGGGCTCGGGCCCCAAGGCCGGTGAGACGTTCCCCGTCGACGTGCCGACGCACGTCAACGCGCTCCTCGACTTCGCGTCCGGGCCCGCGGCGGCCTCCGTGTTCAGCTTCGACTCCTCCCACCACCGCATCCGGTTCGAGATCACCGGCAGCGAGGGCACCCTCGCCGTCCCCGACCCGAACACCTTCCAGGGCCCGCTGCGGCTGCTGGCCAACGGCGCGGACGAGTGGCGCGAACTCCCCGTGGACGGCGCGACCGCGGGACGCGGCCTCGGCGTGCTGGAGATGGCGCGGGCGCTGCGCACGGGCGGGGCCCACCGCGCGTCGGGCGCGCTCGCGTTCCACGTGCTCGACGTCATGGCCGCGATCACGGACGCCGCCGAGCACGCGGACGTCCGGCGGCTGGACGCGCGGGCGCCCGACGGAACGGCCGTGGCCGCGCCCGAGCCGCTGCCCTCCGGCTGGGACCCCTACGCGTCCTCGCTCGGCTCGGGCTGAGGCGGGCGGGCGCCGCGGTCCCGCACGCGGTGCCACCGGGCGCGGGACCGGCGGGGCGGCCGGGAGCGCCGACCGCGTTGCCGCACATGTCGCGTTGTCGCACATAATGGCGACCGGCCTGCGCGTTTCCGTGCCCCGGCCGGTCGTCGAGCGAGGTGAAGAAGATGGTGTGGCCACGTGTCGGCGGCATGCGCGCGCTGGAACTCGGGACCCCGAACGGTGTGCGGGCGCGGCTGAACGCCCTTGTCCTGGCGGGCCGGAAGACCGCCACGACGGGGCTGCTCGCGGAGTACGCCGAGGAGACCGAGGGACTTGAGTTCGTGGGCGAGCGGCTGGCCCTGCTCGACGACGACGGCCAGGCCGTCGCCACCGTCGAGATCACCGCAGTCACGGTGCGGACCTTCGCCGAGGTGCCGTGGGAGCACGCCGCCGCCGAGGGCGAGGGCGACACCTCCCTGGAGGAGTGGCGGGCCGGTCACCGGCGCTTCTGGGAGGGCATCGGCACCCCGGTCGACGACGACACCCCGCTGGTGTGCCTCGCCTTCCGCCTGGTACCGCCCGACTGAGGCGCGGAAGCGTCCCGTCGCGCGAAGTGCGCGCCCGCGCGGCGGACTTGGTCGGCGCCGTGCGGGTAACCGTGGAAGTGGGCGGCCTGCGGGGCACGCCCGGGGCCCGCGCCGTGTTCTCCCCGGAGCGGCGCGGGTCGCCTCCGCGCCGCACCGCTGCCGCCACCGGGCGTTCAGTCCGTTTCGGCACCGGACCCGGCCGCGTGCTCCTCGGCGATGCGCCGGAACGCGCGCGCCGCCGGAGTGAGGTGCGCCCGGCGGCCGACCAGCGCGACCCGCAGCAGCGCGGTGGGGGTGACGGGCGCGGCGACGGCGCCGCACCGCCGCGCGAGCGGTGCCCACGCCGAGGGCAGCACGGCGATCCCGGTGCCGGAGAGCACCAGCGGCAGCAGCGAGGTCCGGTGATCGACGACCGCGGCGATCCGCGCGCCCCGGCCGTCCACGATGTCGTCGACGATGCGCCGCATCAGACTGCCGGGGCGCGAGACGACGAGCCGCTGCCCCGCCAGGTCGCCCGGCGCCACCGGCACGCCGTCCCGGAACGCGCCCCCCGGCGCGGCCACCACCACGAACGGCTGCTCCTCCAGGGGCAGTACGTCGAGCCCGGGGGCGTCGACCGGCGCGTCCGAGCCGAGGAGGCCCAGTTCGCTCGCGCCGGTGCGCACCATCCGCACCACCTCGTCCGGCGTGAACGCGGCGCGGGCGACCACCGTCAGCTCGGGGTACCGCCGCGCGCACCGCCGGATGAGCGTCGCCAGCGGCTCGACCCCGGGCGACGGCATGCAGGCGACCTCGACCGCGCCCCGGGCAAGACCGGTCAGGGCGGCAGCGGTGTCGCGCACGGCCGCGAGGTCGCGCAGCACCTGGCGGCTGGGGCCGAGCAGTTCCGCGCCTGCCTCGCTGAGCACCACGCCGCGGCCGACGCGGTGGAACAGCGGCACGCCGAGGTCCGCCTCCAGGTGGGCGATGGCCTGGGACAGCGAGGGCTGCGCGATGTGCAGGGCCGCCGCCGCGCGGCCGAACCCGCCGTGCTCGACGACCGCGAGGAAATACTCAAGTTGCCGGGCGTCCATGGGACTTCCTCCACTCGGTGACGGGCCGGAACGTCCCGCGCGCCCGCAGTCGCCGCGCGTCGGCCGATGCCGTGCCCCTGCACCAGGTGTACCGCCCGGCGGGTGCGGGCGCTCGGCCTCCCCCGGCTTCCGGGACGGGGCCCGCAGCCCTTACCGTTCCGTCCGTACCCCGCGACAGCCCCCTGGGGCCGGGCCGCCGCCCGCCCCACGACCCCCACCGCCCCCACGGCTCCCACAGCCCCCCAACGGTGTCATGCCCCCCACGACCAAGTCATGCCCCCCACGACCAAGTCATGCCCCCCACCACCAACGATCGGCCTCCCATGCATCAGTACATCGGCGGCGCACTCGCCACGGGCACCGCGGCGCGGACCGCGGCCGTCGTCGACCCGTCGACCGGAGAGAACGTGCACACCGTGGCGCCCGCGGGCCCCGAGGAGACGGACGCCGCCGTGGCGGCGGCGACCGCGGCCCTCGGCGACTGGTCGCGCGCCGGGCGCGCGGAACGGGCCCGTGTGCTCGCGCGCGCCGGCGCGCTGCTCGACGAACGCGCCGAAGCGTTCGCGCGGGCGGAGGCCCGCCAGACGGGCATGCCGGTCCGGCTCGCCCGCGCC
Above is a genomic segment from Streptomyces marincola containing:
- the ssuE gene encoding NADPH-dependent FMN reductase, yielding MALVLSVSGSPSPGSRTARLLRHLDAALALHGHEVVPLDVRSLPPEALTGADTSHPAIVEVAEQFARVDGLVIGTPVYKAAYSGLLKSLLDLLPQFALAGKTVLPLATGGTPAHVLAIDYALRPVLSSMGASHITQGWFVLDRHITVAADGSVTVDPAAAGPLRVVLDQFSAALGRAELLPTPG
- a CDS encoding LLM class flavin-dependent oxidoreductase: MSREDVPLSVLDLVPVSSGGSAAGALRNTLDLARRAEEFGYRRYWVAEHHAAPGVAGSAPALVLSMIAGVTGRIRIGSGAVQLGHHTPLSVVEQFGMIDALHPGRVDLGLGRSGGGSGPPGGGPAARPAPRSDRYVDGLLVPAPYPLERYAASPRFAAQSRLLNPSGAAPQDYGRAVDDIAALIAGTYVSPEGVDVHAVPGEGAALQVWVFGSSAGESARVAGARGLRFAANYHASPGTVLDAVGAYLAAFRPSAELARPHVLVSADVLVAQDDATARRLADGFEPWVRSIRADGAAMRYPAPGQAAGQPWTDEDRALVADRVRTRFTGSPKRVVDGLRALRRATGADELLITTLAHDHADRVRSYELLARAWESERA
- a CDS encoding putative leader peptide; protein product: MSAGRTRLRAGRAPLTPRAGVRYVHAMPSPPRLTRRRAVDLMRVTTAICR
- a CDS encoding collagen-like domain-containing protein, which gives rise to MATPTDSPTSLLAFFGEPLSPGVRTRIFVYWPAGNREQTSEFRCAACPGGEEQSYPLTPVDDRFWSGELEIRPDAPVGDTAFTVTAQLGSRETSESLTIGIKPPHCCPPAPPGLPGPPGPCGPPGPPGPCGPCGPPGPCGPPGPPGPCGPQGAPGARGPCGPPGPPGPCGPQGPEGPQGPKGPCGPPGPEGQRGPQGPRGVQGETGPTGPRGPEGPEGAEGPEGPEGPAGRDGQDGRDGTDGQDGRDGIDGRDGQDGQPGQDGRPGPAGPTGPRGPQGVKGDLGPQGPRGPRGPQGDPGDPPDRDCLRALILQILREFGFCAIPD
- a CDS encoding endo-1,4-beta-xylanase → MIDASIRGRARPRWRGRVRRAAAACAVGIMAAAGLVALPGTAHAASTLGDAAAERGRYFGTAVAANRLGESDYTATLNREFNSVTAENEMKWDALEPSRGSFTYGNADRIVNHARAQGMDVRGHTLVWHSQLPGWVSGLGANDLRSAMNHHITQVMQHWRGQIHSWDVVNEAFQDGNSGARRPSPFQDRLGNGFIEEAFRTARAADPNAKLCYNDYNTDAINAKSNAVYAMVRDFKQRGVPIDCVGFQSHFNSGNPVPGDFRQNLQRFADLGVDVQITELDIEGSGTTQANHYRTVVEACLAVSRCTGITVWGVTDKYSWRSGGTPLLFDGNYNKKPAYDAVLTALGGTGGGDPGPGPGPGPGACSVTYEQTDRWGDRFNGRVTVRAGSTAISGWRVDVTVRPPQKISATWNGSPTWDSSGNVMTMRPNGNGSLQPGASTSFGFTVMANGEWSAPALGTCTTS
- a CDS encoding sugar phosphate isomerase/epimerase family protein, whose protein sequence is MAPPLGVQLYTVRDALAADRDAALARIADIGFTAVETYDPTADPEGFRRVADDLGLRVVASHAVQLVTGDPEPVFDALATLGTDFAIVPAGIPAEEFTTRDGLARTADLLNGLAERAAGHGIRLGYHNHWWELEPVFDGRHAIELLADRLAPGVVLEVDTYWAAVGGADAPALLRRLGDRVAALHVKDGPIDRDRPHVAVGAGAMPVREILDAAPGALRIVELDTCAGDFFDALADSRRHLAALEAV
- a CDS encoding Gfo/Idh/MocA family protein; protein product: MNAGPVGIAVVGAGVISGEYLRTLGAFPDVRVLGVADLDTGRAAAVAREHGVPVAGDLGTVLALPEAEIVVNLTVPAAHAEVATAALRAGKHVYGEKPLATSPAAARAILTEAAERGLLVGNAPDTFLGAGLQSAVRAVRAGAIGTPVAAATATQSLGPEAWHPDPAFFYQPGGGPLFDIGPYYLTALVALFGPVTRVAATAGRGRLRRSTGSGPKAGETFPVDVPTHVNALLDFASGPAAASVFSFDSSHHRIRFEITGSEGTLAVPDPNTFQGPLRLLANGADEWRELPVDGATAGRGLGVLEMARALRTGGAHRASGALAFHVLDVMAAITDAAEHADVRRLDARAPDGTAVAAPEPLPSGWDPYASSLGSG
- a CDS encoding ASCH domain-containing protein, which translates into the protein MVWPRVGGMRALELGTPNGVRARLNALVLAGRKTATTGLLAEYAEETEGLEFVGERLALLDDDGQAVATVEITAVTVRTFAEVPWEHAAAEGEGDTSLEEWRAGHRRFWEGIGTPVDDDTPLVCLAFRLVPPD
- a CDS encoding LysR family transcriptional regulator — translated: MDARQLEYFLAVVEHGGFGRAAAALHIAQPSLSQAIAHLEADLGVPLFHRVGRGVVLSEAGAELLGPSRQVLRDLAAVRDTAAALTGLARGAVEVACMPSPGVEPLATLIRRCARRYPELTVVARAAFTPDEVVRMVRTGASELGLLGSDAPVDAPGLDVLPLEEQPFVVVAAPGGAFRDGVPVAPGDLAGQRLVVSRPGSLMRRIVDDIVDGRGARIAAVVDHRTSLLPLVLSGTGIAVLPSAWAPLARRCGAVAAPVTPTALLRVALVGRRAHLTPAARAFRRIAEEHAAGSGAETD